The nucleotide window TATCGAAAATATACTCTATGGTATTTAATTCCAAAGGGATCTTCTCTATATTTTTTGCGCAAGAAACTGCTATCAGCGAAATAGCCAGCAAGGTTTTATAGGGAATGTTTTTTATCATATCTTTTATTTATCAGGTCTCCTAAAATTTGATGTTGATACCCATATTATAAACCTTCTGAATGGGATAAGCCCCATAACCCACTTCAGGGTCTACCCGGTCGTATGCCGCCCAGGTGAAGAGGTTTTGCGCATTAGCAAATGCAGTAATAGCCGACACTTTGAAGCGTGAAGTCCAGCTGAAAGGAAAAGTGTATTGCAGATTGACATTTTTAATGCGCCAATAATCGCCGGAATGCATCCAGAAAGTACTGCTGCTTAAAGAATAGCCATCACCGAAACCACCATTTGCCTTTAGTCGCGGGTAGCTGGCTATAGCGGCTGTTTCCGGTGTCCACCTGTTTAATAGATGTTCATACATCTGGCCGTAAACCTGTCCGTTGGCCCTTAGAATTTCTGTGTTCCAGTTATCGATATATAAATCCCTGTTCTTAACACCCTGCAGCAGGATGCTAAAGCCCAGCCCTTTATAATTAAACCCTGTTGTAAGCCCATAATACAATAAAGGCTTATCGGTTCCGATGGCCGTCTGATCAAACTGATCGATCATGCCGTCACCATTCAAATCTTTAAATTTGATATCCCCCGCCTTTATTTCATACCCGGCAATCACCGCGCCTGATTGCGCTTCTTCATCAGTTTGAAAAAAACCATCGGCTATATAGCCAAATCTTGTATTAACAGGCTTTCCTGTGGCCACATTCCAGGGATAGTCCCGCTGCTGTTCATCCATAAAAAGCACCCTGTTCTTTTCAAGAGAGCCGTTAGCGGTAAAGAAATAATTAAATGCAGCTATATTGTTTTGATAGGTAATCTGCAACTCCCCGCCGGTGTACAAATTCTTTCCCATATTCTCCCAGGGATAGCCGGTGCCTATCAGCGCTATGCTTTTGCCCCTGATCTGCAACAGATCGGAGTATACATCGCGATAAAAATCTGCATTCAGCGACAAATGATTTTTAAATAGTGCAACATCAAGCCCGGCGTTGAATTTATTGCCCTTTTCCCAGGTGATACCCGTATTAGCCAACCCGTTTTCTGCAACTGCTATCTGGGCTCTTACGTGGTCGATACCTGCAATACCTGTTTGATCATTACTCGACGCATAGGTTTGTCTCCAGGTAAAGTAGCCCGAGTTGTCGACACCACTGCCGGTTCGGGCATAAGTAGCTCTCAATTTCAGGAGATCAATCCAGGTCGCATTGTTTTTAATGAAATTTTCTTTAGCGATATTCCAGCCTGCACCCGCAGCATAGAACAACCCGAACTGCTGACCCGGAGGATATCTGTCGTACCCACTGTAATTAAGCGCACCCTCCAGCATGTACTTCTCCATGTAATTATACTGCAGCTTTGCCATGTAATTGGTAGCCGTACCGGGCAAATCAAAATTGAGCGTAACCCGCCTGGAGTCAGCCATAACAGATCCGGTAAAAGAATGCTGGTTAATTATTTTAGAATATCCTAATTCGCCCTGGGCATACCAGTATCTTGCATTTGAAACCGCATAAAAATTATTTACCTGTGCGTTAGCGCTCCCATACCTTGCATAAGTGGTATCTCCGTTGTCACCTCCTACCTGCATCAGGTAGACAGGCACCCGCATACTTCTGTCGGTTATAGTAGCCGACTGTACGGAGAGATTACCCTTTAATTTTACCCACAGACCTTTCGTCCACTTATCAAAACTATATTTCATGTCAACATTAGCCATGATATCCCGGTCGGTGTTCATCATGTAACCCGAATTATCAAGCATGGATCTTAAATTTTGCTGGAAGGAATTATTCCCTCCAAACGAGCCGTCGGGATTGTAAACTGGGTAGGCATTATTTGGGGTTGTTAGCAGGTTGCCTAATATAGAACCAACAGTGGCTCCCGGTTGATTGCCATCCTGTATGCGTCCAAACAACTGTACTCCAATGTTAAAGTATTTGGTAACATCGATATCGACCTTTGAGTTAATCAAATAACGCTCCAGCTGAAGCTTAGCATCGGGGTTCTGAACATTCAGCAGCCCCTCCTGGTTCATGTAGCTTAGAGATACCATATACCGGGCTACTTTGCTACCGCCACCAAGATTCAGATTGTAGCGGTACAGCGGAGCGCTTTTTTTGATCACCTGGTCGTACCAGTTAACATTAGGATACCGGTAAGCATTCGCGCCACTTTTAAACCCTTCCAGATCCCCTACGGTATACAAAGTTTTACGTCCCTCATTTTGCAGGGCTTCATTTACCAGGTAAGCATAGTTAAATGCATCCAGCGGTTGGGGTTGGCTAAGCGGTTGCTGGGTACCTACTTCAGCGGTAAAAGAAAACTGTGGCGGCCCCATCCGGGGTTTTTTGGTGGTTACCAGCAACAGCCCTCTCGAACTTCTTTGCCCCAAAGCAATTGCCGAAAGACCGTCTTTTAAAACGGATACACTTTCGATGCTCTGAGGATCGAGTGAAAAAATATTACGCTGGATACCATCTACCACCACTACCGAATTCTGTCCTCTCAGCTTTAAAGAAATTTCATTATTATCGCTAAACGGCTCTAAACCGGTTCTGGCCAGGGTTCCCGCAAGATCTGATACCGAGTTAGCATCTGACGTACCTGAAAAAGTGCGGTAGCCCTGAATCTGCTCTGTATATAAACCCGCAAGACGACCCGTAAGCGCGTAGGGATACAATGTAGCCGGCGTTGTAGAGAGTTGTGGCGTATGTACCGTAGCCGCCGCACCTAAAAAGAGTTCCTTCTTTTGCCGGCCGTACAGCACATCTAGACTATCGCTTTTAACCAGGTAACGGTTTTGCAGCCGCAATACTATGTCATCTGCAGACCCTGATACATTGTAAATGGCGGCGTCAATTGAAGTACCGGAAAAATAAAGTGTAGCAGGAACACTTACATTTATTTCAAAAATGCCATCTTCATTGCTCTCTACGGTTTTGTGGCTGCCTTTGTCTTCGACGCGTATCTTTTCCAAAGGGTGCCCAAATTCATCCAATACCTTCCCTCTGAGCATTTTACCGGCTTGGGCACAGCATATATTGTACATTAAAAGAACGATCAAAAAACTGCTGGTTCTTTTAAACAACGTACTTATTAAAAGCATAAATATTTCGTTTATGGTTACCTGCTGGCAGGCATTAATCTGTTTTATTCGCAATTGAAGGTGAACCTGAAAGGCTCGTTGTCGGAAGTGCTTCCGCCGTATCCTATTTTTTTAGCATTGGCAGCGTCTGTTAAAAAATATTCCATTCGCTGTATTGATTGATTTTGATGTAATCCAAAAAATGATCTGGGCCAGAAATCAAACCTGAATTTGTTAATACCTGGCGTAGGTTTAAAGGCAAAGTCCTGGGTTTTACCGCATCGCTCTATTACTTCCCCGGTAGCCGTATAGGCTTTAGCGCAGAGATATATTTTTGATTCGCTACTCAAAGGCGTTTCTACCAAATCACCATCATAAAAAATCGTTTGTATGTCATTATCTGTTGCTTTGGCCAGTTCCATCATAGCAATCTGAGGATTTACAAAATCGATCAAATCTCCCGTACCGTTAGTTACTGTTAACCGGGCATAACGGCCATCATGAAATTTGTCATTGCCCGGCGCCTCTAAACCATTACTCGTGTTACCAACAAAATAGCCCAGATTAACCAGCATATTTTGTGCACCCGTTTTTGTAACCAGCTTTACTTCGAAGGTGATGCTGCTATTGATGTCATATGTTTTTGTGGACCTGAAAACCACCCATTCCATATCATTAACAATATTTCCCATCAACGCATAGCGTTTATCCTGCATAAGTGCGTCTGCCCATGGAATCTGCGAAGTAGTTTCTTTTTCAGAAACCGGCATCAAACTCATTTTTTCATTATTGGCTCCCATTGGGATGCAGGTGTAAAAAACAGACGTATGCTGCGCAGCATTCCAGGACTTCGGAACCAGAAAACCTACTACAAGGGTTTTTCCAAGATTTGTTCCCGCAGCATCTATTTTACAATTAACGGTTACAGTAAGGTTACTACCCGCGTCAGCTTCCGAAGGCTGATCTACACTTACAATATCTGTGCTACAGGCGATTATCAGCGCCAGCAGCCCCGTCACTGCAAGGAAGCTCCAGAAATTCTTTTTCCTAAAAAATTTTATTCTCATATATCTGAGTTATCAGGTTTTTGTATTACTTAATCTCTTCCAATGCATATTGATACACATTAGATCTGCATCCGGGCGAGCCCTTTAAAATAATTCTTCGAACACCCTCTACAACCGGGTATTCGAACTCATTTAAAATAGCTTTTGACTCCCCTTGCTGTGTAAAAGATATCCGTAAGGGGTGCGTATCATCATCAAGAGACCAGGTTCCATTTTTTGCAATGATGAAGGGCGCCTGATTGCCTACTATATAACTTCCATCTTCCTTGAATTGAATTTCAAAGGCCGTAAAATCGAAGTAGTTGGTGATGTCTACCCCATTCCTGGAAACTGAGGC belongs to Niabella yanshanensis and includes:
- a CDS encoding SusC/RagA family TonB-linked outer membrane protein, encoding MLLISTLFKRTSSFLIVLLMYNICCAQAGKMLRGKVLDEFGHPLEKIRVEDKGSHKTVESNEDGIFEINVSVPATLYFSGTSIDAAIYNVSGSADDIVLRLQNRYLVKSDSLDVLYGRQKKELFLGAAATVHTPQLSTTPATLYPYALTGRLAGLYTEQIQGYRTFSGTSDANSVSDLAGTLARTGLEPFSDNNEISLKLRGQNSVVVVDGIQRNIFSLDPQSIESVSVLKDGLSAIALGQRSSRGLLLVTTKKPRMGPPQFSFTAEVGTQQPLSQPQPLDAFNYAYLVNEALQNEGRKTLYTVGDLEGFKSGANAYRYPNVNWYDQVIKKSAPLYRYNLNLGGGSKVARYMVSLSYMNQEGLLNVQNPDAKLQLERYLINSKVDIDVTKYFNIGVQLFGRIQDGNQPGATVGSILGNLLTTPNNAYPVYNPDGSFGGNNSFQQNLRSMLDNSGYMMNTDRDIMANVDMKYSFDKWTKGLWVKLKGNLSVQSATITDRSMRVPVYLMQVGGDNGDTTYARYGSANAQVNNFYAVSNARYWYAQGELGYSKIINQHSFTGSVMADSRRVTLNFDLPGTATNYMAKLQYNYMEKYMLEGALNYSGYDRYPPGQQFGLFYAAGAGWNIAKENFIKNNATWIDLLKLRATYARTGSGVDNSGYFTWRQTYASSNDQTGIAGIDHVRAQIAVAENGLANTGITWEKGNKFNAGLDVALFKNHLSLNADFYRDVYSDLLQIRGKSIALIGTGYPWENMGKNLYTGGELQITYQNNIAAFNYFFTANGSLEKNRVLFMDEQQRDYPWNVATGKPVNTRFGYIADGFFQTDEEAQSGAVIAGYEIKAGDIKFKDLNGDGMIDQFDQTAIGTDKPLLYYGLTTGFNYKGLGFSILLQGVKNRDLYIDNWNTEILRANGQVYGQMYEHLLNRWTPETAAIASYPRLKANGGFGDGYSLSSSTFWMHSGDYWRIKNVNLQYTFPFSWTSRFKVSAITAFANAQNLFTWAAYDRVDPEVGYGAYPIQKVYNMGINIKF
- a CDS encoding DUF4961 domain-containing protein, with translation MRIKFFRKKNFWSFLAVTGLLALIIACSTDIVSVDQPSEADAGSNLTVTVNCKIDAAGTNLGKTLVVGFLVPKSWNAAQHTSVFYTCIPMGANNEKMSLMPVSEKETTSQIPWADALMQDKRYALMGNIVNDMEWVVFRSTKTYDINSSITFEVKLVTKTGAQNMLVNLGYFVGNTSNGLEAPGNDKFHDGRYARLTVTNGTGDLIDFVNPQIAMMELAKATDNDIQTIFYDGDLVETPLSSESKIYLCAKAYTATGEVIERCGKTQDFAFKPTPGINKFRFDFWPRSFFGLHQNQSIQRMEYFLTDAANAKKIGYGGSTSDNEPFRFTFNCE
- a CDS encoding DUF5004 domain-containing protein, translated to MNYSRRFFLVSLTVLLVLTINSCQKESTRTNPEAKKNITGSWKIASVSRNGVDITNYFDFTAFEIQFKEDGSYIVGNQAPFIIAKNGTWSLDDDTHPLRISFTQQGESKAILNEFEYPVVEGVRRIILKGSPGCRSNVYQYALEEIK